A stretch of the Vigna radiata var. radiata cultivar VC1973A chromosome 7, Vradiata_ver6, whole genome shotgun sequence genome encodes the following:
- the LOC106766226 gene encoding uncharacterized protein At3g50808 → MKGSGCSEASSGGGNMNVKPAWLEKLMAETFFGNCGVHQNQKKNEKNVFCLHCYLSICPHCLPSHRSHSLLQVRRYVYHDVVRLGDLEKLVDCANIQPYTINGAKVIFLNQRPQSRSFKGTANTCCTCDRILQEPFHFCSLSCKFEGLSVDCYTQFVPTSSEATTSMANNNNKQNTNGFFISLGSRRKGAPHRAPLS, encoded by the exons ATGAAGGGCAGTGGCTGCAGTGAAGCATCATCTGGTGGAGGAAACATGAATGTGAAACCTGCATGGCTAGAGAAGCTTATGGCTGAGACATTCTTTGGCAACTGTGGGGTCCACCAGAATCAAAAGAAGAACGAGAAGAACGTCTTTTGCTTGCACTGTTACCTTAGCATCTGCCCCCACTGTCTCCCTTCTCACCGTTCCCATTCTCTTCTCCAG GTGAGAAGGTATGTGTACCATGACGTGGTTCGATTGGGTGATCTAGAAAAGCTCGTCGATTGCGCCAATATTCAG CCATACACCATTAACGGTGCCAAAGTGATATTCTTAAATCAGAGGCCACAGTCAAGGTCATTTAAAGGCACTGCCAACACTTGCTGCACTTGTGACAGGATTCTTCAGGAGCCCTTTCACTTCTGTTCTCTGTCATGCAAG TTTGAGGGTCTAAGTGTTGATTGCTATACCCAATTTGTCCCCACTTCCTCTGAGGCTACCACTAGCATggccaacaacaacaacaagcaGAACacaaatggcttcttcatctctCTTGGAAGCAGAAGAAAGGGGGCTCCCCATAGAGCTCCTCTTTCCTAG